DNA sequence from the Falco biarmicus isolate bFalBia1 chromosome 5, bFalBia1.pri, whole genome shotgun sequence genome:
CTTCAGGTACTagaaggctgctctaaggtctccccggagccttctcttctccaggctgaacaaccccaattctctcagcctgtctttatAGTTGGGGTGCCCtagccctctggtcatctttgtGGATCTCCTTTGGACTTGCTCCCAGAGGTGCATGTCTGTCTTATGTTGGGGGCACCAGAGCTGAACGCAGGACTCCAGGTGGGGTCCCacgagagcagagtagaggggtAGAATCAGCTTCCTCATCCTGTGGGCCACACTTATTTTGATtcagcccaggatatggttggctttctgggctggaaGCACATGTTGCCAGGCAAtgctgagcttctcatccaccagcacccccaagttTTTCTCCTTGGGGCTGCTCTCAATCTGTGCTCCACCCATCCTGTATTTGTGGTTGGGATTGCCCCAagccacatgcaggaccttacacttgcctttgttgagcTTCATTAGgttcccctctgcccagctctccagcctgtccagttcTGATACACCagaatggcagcgcagccttctggtgtatcagccactgctcccagttttgtatgCTCTGTCCCTTCAGCCAAAGGTCACTGATGAgcaagttgaacaggactggacccagtaccGACCCCAGGGGCAcaccgctggctacaggcctGCAGCTGGACTCTGCCACTGATCACAactctgagctctgcccttcagccagttctcgatccacctcactgtccacccATCTCACCCACACTGACTGAGCCtacctatgaggatgttgtggagacagtgtcaaacaccttgctgaggtcaaggcagacaacatccactgctcttccCTGGTCGACCCAGCCAGTCACTCCATCAGAGAAGGCTATCAGGTCGGTCAGGCACCATTTTCCCCTTAGTGAATCAATGTTGACTGTTCCTGATaaccttctcttcctccacatgcttaaAGAAGTCCCAACGTGCGTGTTTTTGCAAGAAAACACATCGATTCATGGAAGGATAGTGAGTGGTAGAGGTTTAATTCTTTATATTAAGTTTATGTAAACAAACGATCTCATTCATATCTATGCCTTCTGTGAATTTACTCTCATATAATTACAGAACACATTTCACATTACAACTCTTGAGTTACTTTCTAATTCAACTACAAAGGTTCATCTCCTTAGCCAGTTGCCAAGGATACcgtatttcacattttctgctgttttgaaaCAGTTGATTTTTATGTAATGTTTTTCTGTGAGCATATAGGTATCATTAACATGCTGCATTATTTTCACAGAATAAGGACCAAATCAGGATTAACTGAAAACATGCTCTCTAACAAACTGCGCTTTGATAGTAGGATTATATCAAGGTAATCACAAATTTTGTGAAACCTTTCAACTCTATGAATTTATGAATTATATTCTTTACTCTATTGAACTAATTAATTGCACTGAAATTTCTGTTCCCTATGTTTAGAAAAAACTATGTGCTGTGTGggtatatatatgcatacatgtaTAATACAAATTTTGATGTGACTGATGGATAGCGGCTTTACAGTCCCTTTGTAGAACATTAAGATGCGTAAGTAATGTTACGTTACCATCGTACCTGTAGCTCTGGGCAGGATGGTTAGCACAGGGACTGTGTATAATAGTGCTCGTACCTGTTGCGCTTCAGCTGAATGAAAAAGTTGTTTTAGCCCTGTCTTACTATGTGGCAACTGCCATGGATGGAAAAGATGGGTTTGTGTCTCATTTGTAGCTCCTTATGTATTAAAGTTGTAGATTTAGGGCATCTTTGAAACTGTTCTGAATTGAGTAGTGGTGACATGACCATATTCTTAAACTCTGAAAGTGGTGCTTTTCTAAAGCAGTGAACTGTGTACTTGTTAGATGTAGCTGAGGGTTCAGCCATGTAGCTTCGTATATCATAGCTTCATATACCATAATGAATGCAGTAGTCCTGGTGGTGTAAGTAATCCCTTAGTCGTTGAGTGAGAATTATGTTGGTATCCTAAAACACGAAGccttgaaatatatttttaacattatggAGAACGGAATATTGCATTAAAACATGTCCACATATAGAAGTTGAATTCCATGGTGGGTTAAGATAgctctttcaaagaaaaagactgTACAACATGCAACattggaaataaaatgcatattccagaataaatatgttttatgtTTGCATTGAATTGGATTTATATAGATGCAAAAACATAAAGGTGCTTTTcaattttccttttagaaatgGTCATGATGCTTGTAGAGAGttgattggattttttttcacatgtgaCAGATCCCTTACTGTGTACGAATTTCGGCAGTTTGGAAAAAATAGGTAggataaattactttttttttaaaaaggttttagAAAACTTCTTGCAACTGTATCTAAGAAACTTAAATGTAATTGTTTTACTAGCACTTTTGAATTATTTCACAGAACAAATGCCTTGCCTTTCATTCAGAAGGGAATTTATCAACATGAACGTGGACAAAGGAAGGGGAAAGCTTATGACCTTAGTGACTTCTATATTGTAAGTGTTCTGCTGAATGTAAGGCAattttgttggtggtttggAAGTAATATTATAGATACTTGAGTTGAAAATTGTGATCTAACTTTAAGAGAAAATAGGATAAGGGGTAATGGCcttaagctgaaagagggtagactTAGATTAGATATCACGAAGAAATTCTTTATTAGGAGACTGgaaaaacactggaacaagtttcccagagaagctgtggatgccccatctctggaagtgttccaggccaggctggatggggctttgagcaacctggtctagtggaaggtgtccctgcccatggcaggggggttggaaccagatgatctttaaggtcccttccgacccaaaccagtctatgattctgtgattctttccCTCCAGTAACGTTTTCGAATGAAAAGATTTTCAGGAGTCTGGATTATTTTGCTGTCCCATGTTTTAGGTTCCGTTTTTGGCTTCAGATTAAGCTGTAGTTCCCGATATTCCCACGAGAGGGCACAAGACTGCAGACAGCGTAGACCTCTTTGTAGGCAAAATGAGCAACTCGGGAAGGAAAGTCCTGAAAATGAAGTAGAGCAAAGTAAttgataaaaattaataatctttGCAAGGTCTGCTGACATTTTTGACGcgataaaatgataaaatgcatttttttaaacatgaaactAACATTTTAAACTAACCTGAAGTTTGAAAATGTGTACTACCAGCTTTTTAGAGAGCACTTTTGAAACAATGGTAAACTTCATCTACCAGATAATTTGGTGACTGACTACAAATCATACTGCATCTTCTGTACTTCTGTACTGAGTTAAGTGTTCCTGGTTTATAAATACTTGAGCAATTTTTCAAGTACAGAGTGTTTTCACTGAGTTCGTCATATCCTCCTGCAAATCTTGAGTTTAgagcaaaaatgtgtttgaattAAGTATTGAAACTAAAAGAGGACAACATTAGTTCTTAGTGTTTTGTCTAACCACCTGCCTAATTCTAACTGTTTATATGTGGCTATGATGTAAGAGTTTCCAAGATGAAATAGATTACTTTCTTTATGGTATGGAAATTGAAGCTATTTTTtagaggtttggggtttttttaattattattattgcccTGTGTATCTTTGTAACCTGCAGATAGAAATGTGTTCTGAATAAAGATGCATCTTAAAGCCATTCAGAAAATGTACTGTTGCCAAGTTGGATAGCTCTTCAGAATAACATCATATCTGTGAATCTCCAGATCTGCAAACTGGGTTTCTGGGCTGACATTAAGATGTAAAAATCTCTCACAAAATCCAAATGTTTGAGACACTTGCACAATAACAGTGTCTCTGTCCCCTTCCTAATTTATGAGTTTTGGAGGCTTTATAACCCAAGCCTGCATGGATATTACAGttagagctgctgctttttttgctgcttctcagcatCCTTTGGGTttagtttgctgcttttctttctctccccttccctcttcacccaaaccaaaaagcatcCTGAACTTTGCAGAATATATGAAGTGTTTTCTCTGTCCCCAACTTGAAGGGAAGGGTGGTTTGTAAGACTAGAAGAAACTATGCAGGGTAATAGAACTGTGTGCTactaataacatttttattcaaTATTTATTCGTGAAATTTGGCAATTTTAAAGAATAACTTTATAGTTAAACTTCACAGGAATGATTTGAACTTTGGGAAGGCTTACTTTTTAGTGGTTATCTCAAGTATGATTTTAGGTTATTGAAAATAActggagggttttttctgctttaagagAACTTTGCTGTCATGGAATCAATGTGGCACCTTCTGTGACTATTCTGTGGTCCAGTGAGTTTTGGATCCCATATGGatgaagggagaagaaaaattgaaaagtaGAGCCTGGCTGAGGGAACAACAATCTCTAGTCTTGTGTTTCTAAGCTGTAGATTAGGCAACAGTAGTCCCTCTTACTAGACAAACCTCTATGTAGAGGATAATGTGTCACCTTGGAGCCTGCAGCTGTTGTTACTTAGTACTAGAAAGTTAAGCAGGTTAACTGACCTTAGTTGCACTTTTCCATCACTTCATACCAAGGttttaagaatgtattttatgaaatacatGACCTGTTTGTAAGTTGTTGTATGCTTTGCCAACAGGGAGCTAACCTAACTTTCCGAAGTATTGATCATAACCTTCCAGAAAGTGTTAAGCAGAACCCAGTTCTCACCCTTCGTGTGATAAGTATAGATGAAGCTGCTATGGATTTTCTAAAGTAAGTGCAGCTGTTTTTCAAACTACCTTTCCTTCCTTAagcaaaaaagtttttttactaAGAGCTTCTAATATCTTAtactgctaaaaaaataaatctgtatttaggCTGTTGTTAGGAGACTTTAGTAATAGATGTTAGTGGATGTTCTGTAATTCATTAACTTTCTAGAATGTTGAgaggtaattttaaaataaatacattataagtgccttgtttgctttgtttgaagTCAGGTGTTTTTATATACAAGTCATATACTGAAACTTTTCTTATGTAATGGactaaaatactgcatttggggaaaatctgcttttttgtgatcagcattattattattgaatCTTTTGTGACAGTTATGTTAAAAGCTTGTATCAGTCATGATAACACAAGTATTTCAACATAGGCAGGGGAAGGACTGGGggtttctctctctgttttttcttcttcattccttTCATTCCCCTTCCTATCCCttcattcttccttcttccataTATTGCCACATGTTGAAGACTTCAGGCAGTGGGACAGCATTTCTGCGCTCTTtcaaaaaaaggttttggtAAATTATGTTGTTCCATAGTCTGAAAGATGGGAATTTCTTAGAAATTTTTTAGATGGTTAGGTAATTGGTTAATCTTTGAATATGTGTTATTTTTGAAGGTCATTCTCAATAGCTATGCAGAAGTAAACTGTCTAGGGAATAAAGCATCTTTCTCTGGCGTTTCTGGCTTTTATTGTGAGTATACTGGTTTCTTAGCACAAATAAAATCTTGGTATAAAATTTATCACCCTGCTGTGTTGCCTGAACACAGAAGTTACTTAAGTGTTGGAAATACAGTCAGAGTTTGATTACTCAAATTTTGGTGAGGAGTGTTTGTTGATATCAGATGTTGCAAGGCAGAAAttttcataaaatcacagaatcatagaaaggGACCTCCAGAGggtctctagtccaaccctgctgctcagagcagagcttGCTACAGCAGGCTTCTCAGGGCGGCTGCAGCCAGTTGAGTTTTTAAATATCTCAAAATATGGAGACTCTGCAACCTCTGTgggcaacctattccagtgtTCAGTCACACTCAGTACAAAcatgtttcctgatgttcagagggaagctcctttgtttcagtttatgCCCACtacctcttgtcctgtcactgggctcCGCCTAGCAGATCCTGTCTCGGTTATCTTTACTCCCTCCTGTCAGGTGTTTATACACACTGGTAAGATCCCTCaggctttcttttctccaggctaaacagttccagctctcccagctttTCTTCATGTGTCAGATGCTTCAATCCCTTGACTGGGACCAGCAATAACACAATTTCAATTAAATATGTTTAGTATCTAAAGACTACTTTTGTTTAGCACAACTTAACcaactattatttttctttctgcaagtgTTTAGATGCATGAAGCTTGTTCTCAGTTATGGTAATATTCACTTTAAGGACCTTTTACACTGAAAGCTTTGCAAAGGAGCCATAGTGAGCTAACAGTACATAGAACAATAAATTCAAATGTAATTTGTTATAGAAATATATAGTTGTATGATGCTTAATGCTAGTGGTTCCCTTTCTGCAAGTTTTCcatgaaataaaagacaatatgtttattttcagatagTTTATGTAAGGCATTTTACATCTCAGAAGCCTATTGTTCTGGTAAacagctttttgtttcatttgttgcTAATCTTATACCTGTGAAATTTGGAGTTGATCCAATGTTATCTCTGAAGGCTGCAGAAAGAAGACCTGCTCATTGGattataattttgcatttttttctacctgTGGTGGAAcagattgtttcttttttatatttgctcTCTGTGTTCTTTCCATTAGTGACTAATTTTCAGATTGTGAagtctgtctttttcttctgaatgggTGTGTTATTGAACTCGGTACAATCTGGTGCAAAACTCTTGAACTGAGTCTTCCTACCTCCATTACGGTACTCACAGAGAATTCTGCTCAGGTACAGCCCGGAAGGTCTATTGCAGGTTTTCAATGGCAGCTATGCCCTGCTGTCACAAGCCATGAGTCTTGTTTTACATGTGTTTTGGAGAGAGTATGCTGTCCTCTGTGTAGGTGGTCGTTGGCTTTACGGTTTAGGTGGTTTGATATAGGCAAGCTTTTAGGGACTTCATAATGGGAAGGTACCCAAAGCTGAGACGAAAAGTCTTTaataggcagcagagaggtctcagaaagcagcaggggGAGTACTCTTCCATAACAAAGCACTGGCAAGCAAGCAGCTCAAAGTTGACCGTACTGCGTTTCTGTTTGCCCTCCTGTTCTGAtaattatgactttttttttcttttcttttcttttccttccagtaGGTTCttccacagtatttttttatcaaCCTTTACAATAATTTCTGATGGAGTCTTCTGGGAAGCCCTTTTCAGAAGGGAACTTGTCagacaaaacacaaaatctCACTATAATTCCTAGATCACACCTAAGATATGCTGATCCAGTTTTTAGTCCATACCCTTGCTTGTTTCTCTTCTAAAGAGAAACTTGTAGCTACTTCATGTTATTTTCCTGATGGTAACGAAATGTAGTTGTTTTAACAAGCTCTTCCAGTGGCCTGAGCTGGAGATTAGGactcttttgaaataaatttctggAGTTTTTATGCACAGGAGAAATTATCTATAATTAATGAATTAGTAGAGGAGCTGCTAATGGAATATTGTCAGAAAGGAATTTCTGTATACCTGCGGCTGTTCAGCAAGGGTGTGTGCCATCTCAAACCCAAGCAATTGGATGCAATGCTTAAGGGTAGTATAAGAATTAAATATAAAGTTCAGTATGTTTTTTACTACAGCTGTTTTAAATTCAGTAGTATTATATGTAATTTCACCAAGCAacattaatttttgttattttagagCTTCTTCTACAGAGTTCAAGCAAGAGTGTTCCAAGCAAGTGGTTGATGACAACAAAGTTTTCAGGAAGATTCAAGGTTAGTGTCTAGCAGAACCTATTCTAATTTCTGCACCTTTGTCTTTTCAGGTCAACACCAAGAACAATAGTGACGttataaagattttatttgtataaatgaaattaaacaaaattcaaatgtttatcaaaatatttttggaagtgATAGCAGCATAAATCAACCACaggaataatttcttctctttttctttaaataaacagtCAGGCTAAAGATTGTGGAGACAGTACAGAATAATTATACATGTAATCAATAAAATGTTAATCTCTGTGTCAACATAATCTCTGAAAACATGCTGAAACATAATGCTGATCCTATGTTAAACTGGTATTAAACTAAAAAAGTTATTGGCAAAATGTACAAGCacaatctcatttttttccagttatttttctgctagATGCTTCTTTTGGCCATTATTTCTATCCGTTAATAAGTTATTTTTGATAGTCTTTAATGTTATACTTATTAGAGTATGTAAGTATAATTGAATAGTATATTCTGgaatatgtaaacaatttttttcaggttcCTACCTACAGTCTTTAGGACAAAAGCATAGCTTTGTGTTTAAAATCACGGGAAGATGTTTATGCAGTGCTGTATATTGTCTTTGTAACCTGTGGTCAACCAAAACTGTCCAGCTTGTATAATCTCCATTATTTATTGTCATTAGCTAAACCTGGTTTCAGTTGGCACTCTTTGGTCACTAAAATCTGCTTAGacttttaattttagaaaaattctTGGAATAATAATTAGGGATATTTCTACAATTTTatagtttttccattttttttcccttgcataaTAGACACAAATTGATTTCTCAGTTGTCGGACTACATCTAAGGTTGCTGGTGTAGCTGGGAAGAAGGTTACATGTATGTGCTTCAAGACATCTTTTAACATACATCTGAGTTTGAacttcacttgaaaaaaaacttGCTTCTGTCACCCTCCCCCCTATTTTGCTTTATAATTGTAGATACAAATAATTTGAAGATATACTATGATAATCTCTTAGCAGATTATCTGTTAAGAGATTATGCTAAGAAACTCAGGCATCCCTAAAGTAAACCTGCTACCTAAAGATTTTGATAAGGCTGTCATTTTTACTGTAGAAATAGTTCTCTGCATATCATTTTGGAGCAATTTTGCAGCATTACTGATATTTGTTCTTGTTTCCAGATGTATTTAACGTGTTTGTACAATGAAGGAGCAACTCTGTGTCCCATAATGGAATGCTTGTATTACCAAAGTAGTGTTCCTACATTGTTTTGTATGTTGAACAGTGGTCTGTAATCAGTTCTAGCAGAAGTAAGCAGTTTATAATCTGAGCACGTAAAGGGTGTTAGCcattctccctttctttctctgatcTCTGAAAAAGTTTAGTaagatgttgctgctgctttatattatttttactcAAATATTAAGTAACTGATAGTTTCATTTTGATCTGACATTCTGTCATCAAAGATAAGGGAGCCTGGATGCGTGGATGTGTCATTTTAACCAGAAATTTCATAAGTAGTTGTGGGTTTCTTTACTGTTATATCAGCTCCATAGCAAGTGACCAACTTCAGGTAATCTCTGTGTCCTTTATTCCTCTAAATCCTCAGGTATACTCAGAGAGACACTAAGTAAAAGAGGAGTTCGGGTTATAACAGGCTTAGGAAAGTATTTCCGACAAGTAGACAAGAACAGAAATGGTTTTCTCTCTCAGGCAGCCTTTAAAGAAGCTCTAAAAGTTTTCCATTTGGAAATTCCTGAAGAGGTAAGTCTAGTTGGAACTGTAATCATGGGTGTTaccttattttaatttatggaatcagttattttctttgcttaaatCTATAGTTTAATGGCTGTTTTTTGCAAGGTTGTTgagtttaggggtttttttccccccttgtgGTATATTGACATTTCTGCATTAGGTTCTGTGtgaaattcttaaaaataaaaagtaatacat
Encoded proteins:
- the CAPS2 gene encoding calcyphosin-2 isoform X5, translated to MWHSIRKSEAEDVAVERRKRAVVEQVMVDQLSRAIISDPEQSTRDDAYKEAEGILGLGRAPMHFRKRMLHETKIRTKSGLTENMLSNKLRFDSRIISRNGHDACRELIGFFFTCDRSLTVYEFRQFGKNRTNALPFIQKGIYQHERGQRKGKAYDLSDFYIGANLTFRSIDHNLPESVKQNPVLTLRVISIDEAAMDFLKASSTEFKQECSKQVVDDNKVFRKIQGILRETLSKRGVRVITGLGKYFRQVDKNRNGFLSQAAFKEALKVFHLEIPEEDFESLWLILDDSKSDKVDYGEFTRAIFGEMNEYRKAFVRKAYMKLDFSKTGSVPMVDIRKCYCAKKHPLVLAGKATEEEIKSSFLETLRESCSNPSEVSYSEFEDYYEGLSIGVIDDDDFVNILRNPWGI